The Elusimicrobiota bacterium genome includes a region encoding these proteins:
- a CDS encoding glycosyltransferase, with protein sequence MIKVFQVVECGGPGGTGEQVAAICNGLDPARFAVSLVYAVRGGSPDAYRAECAGARAAYFVPEMTREISPVDDLEALRKLRALFAEHRPDVVHAHSSKAGVLARAAARAAGIKTVFYTPHGYGFLQQDRSAASRLLYKTVEKAAARFGETIACAPGEAAAARALGGGPVHTVCDAYLGEFLEPLPHDGIAVGSCGRLTYARNPDAWILLAQRLTDSRNGLKCVWIGGGDDEARARVLLENMNLAGRAEITGWKPAEEARERLRALDLFVHYSRWDALPNAVLEAMAAGLPVVASDNAGNRDAVEDGVTGFIVKSEMELLERCQQLIDDKALRLKLGAAGRERVRGGFSRDRMIAELSRLYGAGRP encoded by the coding sequence ATGATCAAGGTGTTTCAAGTCGTCGAGTGCGGCGGACCCGGAGGGACGGGCGAGCAGGTCGCCGCGATCTGCAACGGCCTCGATCCCGCGCGTTTCGCGGTGTCCTTGGTCTACGCGGTCCGCGGAGGCTCTCCGGACGCCTACCGGGCCGAATGCGCGGGAGCCAGGGCCGCGTATTTCGTCCCCGAGATGACCCGGGAGATCTCGCCGGTCGACGACCTCGAGGCCCTGCGCAAGCTCCGGGCGCTCTTCGCCGAGCATCGTCCGGACGTGGTCCACGCGCACTCCTCGAAGGCGGGCGTGCTCGCCCGCGCCGCGGCCAGGGCCGCCGGCATCAAGACCGTTTTCTACACGCCTCACGGCTACGGGTTCCTCCAGCAGGACCGCTCCGCGGCCTCACGCCTGCTCTACAAGACCGTCGAGAAGGCCGCCGCCCGCTTCGGCGAGACGATCGCCTGCGCCCCCGGCGAGGCCGCCGCGGCGCGCGCGCTCGGCGGCGGCCCCGTGCACACGGTCTGCGACGCCTATCTCGGCGAGTTCCTCGAGCCGCTGCCTCACGACGGGATCGCCGTCGGCTCCTGCGGGCGCCTGACCTACGCGCGGAACCCCGACGCGTGGATCCTGCTCGCGCAGCGCCTGACCGACTCCCGCAACGGGCTCAAGTGCGTCTGGATCGGCGGAGGCGACGACGAGGCCCGGGCGCGGGTCCTGCTCGAGAACATGAACCTGGCGGGCCGCGCCGAGATCACGGGCTGGAAGCCGGCCGAGGAGGCGCGGGAGCGCCTGCGCGCGCTCGACCTCTTCGTCCACTACTCCCGCTGGGACGCCCTGCCGAACGCCGTCCTCGAGGCCATGGCGGCCGGCCTTCCGGTCGTCGCCTCGGACAACGCCGGCAACCGCGACGCCGTCGAGGACGGGGTCACCGGGTTCATCGTGAAGAGCGAGATGGAGCTGCTCGAGCGCTGCCAGCAGCTCATCGACGACAAGGCCCTGCGCCTCAAGCTCGGCGCGGCGGGCCGCGAACGCGTCCGCGGGGGCTTTTCGCGCGACCGGATGATCGCCGAGCTGTCCCGCCTGTACGGCGCCGGACGGCCGTGA
- a CDS encoding glycosyltransferase family 2 protein, giving the protein MSPVKKTLSILIPVYNEKDTVLELLRRVEAAEIPAAKQIVIVDDGSTDGTRELLKDLGGRAKVVLHERNRGKGAALRTALAHATGELVIVQDADLEYDPADYPALLVPLLDGRADAVYGSRFLGGPHRVLFFWHYFGNMVFTLITNVLYNINLTDMGTCYKVFLTEKIKAVPLRSERFGIEAEITAKICKRRMRIYEVPISYSGRTYEEGKKITWKDGFSYLLCLLRYRVLD; this is encoded by the coding sequence ATGTCCCCGGTGAAGAAAACGCTTTCCATCCTCATCCCCGTCTACAACGAGAAGGACACGGTCCTCGAGCTCCTGCGCCGCGTCGAGGCGGCGGAGATCCCCGCGGCGAAGCAGATCGTCATCGTCGACGACGGCTCGACCGACGGCACGCGCGAGCTCCTCAAGGACCTCGGCGGCCGGGCTAAGGTCGTCCTGCACGAGCGCAACCGCGGCAAGGGCGCGGCCCTGCGCACCGCCCTGGCGCACGCGACCGGAGAGCTCGTCATCGTCCAGGACGCCGACCTCGAATACGATCCCGCGGACTATCCCGCCCTGCTCGTCCCCCTGCTCGACGGCCGCGCCGACGCGGTGTACGGCTCGCGCTTCCTCGGCGGCCCGCACCGCGTGCTCTTCTTCTGGCACTACTTCGGGAACATGGTCTTCACCTTGATCACGAACGTGCTCTACAACATCAACCTGACCGACATGGGGACCTGCTACAAGGTCTTCCTGACGGAGAAGATCAAGGCCGTCCCCCTGCGCAGCGAGCGCTTCGGCATCGAGGCCGAGATCACGGCGAAGATCTGCAAGCGGCGCATGCGCATCTACGAGGTCCCCATCTCCTACTCCGGCCGCACCTACGAAGAGGGCAAGAAGATCACCTGGAAGGACGGCTTCTCCTACCTGCTCTGCCTCCTGCGCTACCGTGTCCTGGATTAG